The sequence GCCGCCGCGCGACGGGCGCGAAGCGCTCAAAGGCACGGTGGCCGCCGTGTGGGAGTGCTTCGGCCTGGCCTGCAATCTCTACGTGCGCAACAGCAAGGTCATTGAGCGGGCCGCCGCCGATCCCCTTCTGCCCGCCACCGAGATACAGGATGTGGTGCCCGGCCTGCAAACCGTCACCGAACCGCCGGAAAAAGCCCCTGCCGGTAAAAACGACGGCCTGGAAGAACGCAGTCTGTAACTCCACGTGACGCGTCGACGACGCGCTTTTCGGCCCGGATACGCCGCAGACCGACGTATCCGGGTTTTTCGCCCGCATTCTCCACTTGACGGGAAGACCCGGATTTATAACAACCTGCTCAGGCGCACGCCGGAGCAGCCCATTCAGCGCCTTTCACCTTCAGCCTCACCTGAGCCGCCATGAAATTTCTTTCGTCACAGATCACCCTGTTCATGCAACAGCACAGCGTACGCCGCAATATAGGCTTTTTGCTGCGCTTCTTCGCCATGCTGCTGGGTCTTATCATCGTCTACAGCATCCTTTTCCACTACATCATGCAGCATGAGGACCGCAGTTTTTCCTGGGTGACCGGCGTGTACTGGACGCTGACGGTCATGTCCACCCTGGGCTTCGGCGACATCACCTTCACCTCGGATCTGGGGCGGATTTTCTCCATCGTGGTGCTCATGTCCGGGGTGCTGCTGCTTCTGATCATGCTGCCCTTCACCTTCATCCAGTTTTTTTACGCTCCCTGGCTGGAGGCCCAGAGAAAAGGGCACACGCCCCGCTCCATCCCGGCGGACACCAAGGGGCACGTCATTGTGGTCAGCACCAGTCCCATTGCCCTCAACCTGGTGGACGATCTGAAAAATTACGGCGCTCGTTGCGTGCTGCTCTGCCACGACAGCCAGACCACCCTGGATATGCTGGACCAGGGCTATGAGGCGGTGGTGGGCGAACACGACTCCAGCGAGGTCTACCGCAACCTGCGCCTGCCCGAGGCCGCCATGCTGGTGGCTCTGGACAGCGATGTGCGCAACACCAACATCGTGTTCACCGCCCGCGACGTGGACGCCGGCGTGCCTATTGTGGCTGCGGCCCAGAGCGAGGACGCCATCGACATCCTGCAACTGGCGGGCTGCTCGAATGTCTTCCAGTTCCATAAATTGCTGGGCGAAGCCCTGGCCCGGCGCGTGCTCAACGCCCAGGCCCGCTCCAGCGTCGTCAGCCGCTACCACGAACTGGTGGTGGCCGAGGCGCCGGTCATGCGCACGCCGCTGGTGGGCAAATCCCTGCGCGAAAGCGGCCTGCGCAACGCCACCGGCGCCAATGTGGTGGGGCTGTGGGAGCGCGGCAAGTTCCTGCTTCCTGCCCCGGATACCGTGTTTACGGACACCATGGTCATGGTCATCGCCGGCGACTACCGCCAGATCGACGCCGTCAACCATCTGCTGGGCCCGTGTGACCCCGCCGGGGAGACCTGCAACGAAGCGCCGGTGGTTATTCTGGGCTGCGGACGGGTGGGTCTGGCGGCGGCCCGTCAACTGCACGCCAGCGGCCGTGATTACAGCATTGTGGACAAAAATCCCAAGCCCCGCGGCCTGAAAGATCACTTGGTCGTGGGCGACGCCGCCGATCTGGACGTGCTGGAAAAGGCGGGCATCCGCACGGCCCCCTCGGTGCTCATCACCACCCATGACGACGACACCAATATCTATCTGACCCTCTACTGCCGCCGCCTGCGCGAAGACATCCAGATCATCAGCCGCGCCACACTCGACCGCAACGTGGGCATTCTGCACGCGGCCGGGGCGGACCTGGTGCTCTCCTTGGCCTCCATGGTCACCAACAGCATCATCAACCTGCTGGCGCCCGGCAAAGTGCTGATGATCAACGAGGGACTGAACATTTTCCGCAGCGCCGTGGGCAAAAGCCTTGCCGGCAAGCAGCTCATGGGCAGCGGCATCCGCAGCCGGACCCATTGCAGCGTCGTGGCCCTGCGCGACGCCGAGGGCGCAATGCACATCAACCCCGACCCCAACCATGTTTTCGCGGAAGGCGAAGAAATGTACATCATCGGGGATTCCCAGGCGGAAAAGGCCTTTTACGAAAAGTTCGGCCAAGATAGCGCATTGACGGACTGAACGCCAGAAGGCGCGCGACGACACAGGGCGGCTCCATAGAATGCGGGGCCGCCCCGTTGCGTAAGAAAAAAATTTTCCGCGCTAAAAAATACGCGCCTCCTCCAGTGGCGTCGTCAGCGCCTCCAGCGCGCGTTCCACCTTTTCCCGCCTGAGCTTCTGTTCCGAAACCGGGTCCAGCGCCGGATTGCCCAGCGGATGGGGAATGCCCACGCCCGGCACCACCCGCATGACGCCGATGGCCTGGGCGATGGAAGTGATGGTGCAGATCTGCGCCGTGGGAATGCCGACCCGTTCCAATTCCTTGGTGATCGTTGCGCCGCAACGAGTGCCCGTGCCTCAAGTGGAGGTAAGGATCACCCCCTGCACCTTGTCCTGTTTCAAGGCTGCGGCAATGGCCGCGCCGAAAGCCCGGCTGTTCTCGAACGATGTGCCGTTGCCCGTGGTGCTGTAAACATAGTCGGCCATCTCCCCCACCCGGCCCTCGCGCGTCAGGGCGCGCAGGGCGTCCACCGGCACGAGCCGGTTGGGATCCGCATTGACGAAGGCGTTGTTGTAGCCGCCGTGGACCGTCTGAAAATCCATGCCGCTCAGGGATTCCACGCCATGGAGTTCATAGCGCAGGTATTTCCCGGCGCGCGAGGATTCCAACTGGTCCGGATTGCCTGTGGGCACAAAGCCGCCCTCGGTGACCAGCGCGATGCGCGCCCGCGCCATGTCCCGCACGGGCGGCGCGGGCGGCACATAATCAAAAACGGGCATGGGCAACTCGGTTGTGATTTCCCCGCCCGCCAGCAGGGTCAGCAGCATGTCCACGGCCCGCACCGCGCCGCTACGCGCCGCCCGGACATTTTCCCGAATGCCCGAGGGCAGATAGCCGTCCGCCTCGGGGCTGGTGGGTTCGCCCGCCACGCGCTTGCGCAGCAGGGCCGACATGGCCCGCACCGCGTCGCGCATACCCGCCGCCGACGGTCCGGCTTTAACGATCAGCACGTCCCGGCGGTAGAGATCCACGCCCGGATTTTCCGGATACATGGCCGTGACGGCCGGAATGCGCAGTTCCTCCTGCACGGCCTTGCATACCGCGCCGCAGGCCGGGCCGTAACGCCCGGCATTGAAAGCCGGACCGGCGATGAGCAGATCGGGTTGCAGCGAACGGATCATGGGCAGTAGCTCGCCGACGGCCTGTTCCGTATGCTCGGCCATATAATTGTCGCCGCAGATCACGCTGCCCACAATGACGCCGAGGTCGGCCAGCTCTTTGGCAAAGGCCACGCCCGGACCGCATGGTCCCTGTTTAAGCAGCGGACCCATACCGCCCTTTTCCTCGCCGCCCTCCTGTCCGAAAAACTGATTGAGATAGTGCACGATGCGCAACATGTCCTCTCCTCCGTGCGTCCGCCGCTAGCGGGCTTTGGCCTGCAGCGCGTACGCGCCCAACTGGTTGGTGGCCGTGTACATGCGCCCCAGCGCGGAGGAAAAAGCCGCGGCCGCGTCGGGCACATTGGTCAGGCTTGCGCCGCCGCACAGCACATCCACGGCGGGCAGGGAAATCACCTGGTCGTTGTTGCCGGTGCTGACCACGGCCACGGCCTCGGGCGTGGTATCCACCAGGGACGGCTGGTCGCCGTCGGCTCCGGCCAGTTCGTTGATCAGCATGACGCTGACGATGCCCCTCTCCTTGCATGCTTTGGCGGCGAGCATCAGATCCGTGTCGGCATGGCCGCCGCCCTCCTGGGTCATCACCACGCCTTGCGCGCCGAGTTGCCGCGCCAGCTTGGCGGCAAAATCCGCACTGCGTTTTTTATCCGTCAGGGTGCTGTTTTCATTGGCCACAATCACCCCCACAAAATTGCAGCTCACGCCGTGCCGGGCATACAGCTCACGCACCACGGGATTATTGGCGTGCAGGAAACTGGGATTTTTCTGACAGGCGATGATGTAATTGCCGCTGACAATGGCCCCGTCCAGCACCTCATT comes from Desulfovibrio porci and encodes:
- a CDS encoding potassium channel family protein → MKFLSSQITLFMQQHSVRRNIGFLLRFFAMLLGLIIVYSILFHYIMQHEDRSFSWVTGVYWTLTVMSTLGFGDITFTSDLGRIFSIVVLMSGVLLLLIMLPFTFIQFFYAPWLEAQRKGHTPRSIPADTKGHVIVVSTSPIALNLVDDLKNYGARCVLLCHDSQTTLDMLDQGYEAVVGEHDSSEVYRNLRLPEAAMLVALDSDVRNTNIVFTARDVDAGVPIVAAAQSEDAIDILQLAGCSNVFQFHKLLGEALARRVLNAQARSSVVSRYHELVVAEAPVMRTPLVGKSLRESGLRNATGANVVGLWERGKFLLPAPDTVFTDTMVMVIAGDYRQIDAVNHLLGPCDPAGETCNEAPVVILGCGRVGLAAARQLHASGRDYSIVDKNPKPRGLKDHLVVGDAADLDVLEKAGIRTAPSVLITTHDDDTNIYLTLYCRRLREDIQIISRATLDRNVGILHAAGADLVLSLASMVTNSIINLLAPGKVLMINEGLNIFRSAVGKSLAGKQLMGSGIRSRTHCSVVALRDAEGAMHINPDPNHVFAEGEEMYIIGDSQAEKAFYEKFGQDSALTD
- a CDS encoding glycine/betaine/sarcosine/D-proline family reductase selenoprotein B encodes the protein MLRIVHYLNQFFGQEGGEEKGGMGPLLKQGPCGPGVAFAKELADLGVIVGSVICGDNYMAEHTEQAVGELLPMIRSLQPDLLIAGPAFNAGRYGPACGAVCKAVQEELRIPAVTAMYPENPGVDLYRRDVLIVKAGPSAAGMRDAVRAMSALLRKRVAGEPTSPEADGYLPSGIRENVRAARSGAVRAVDMLLTLLAGGEITTELPMPVFDYVPPAPPVRDMARARIALVTEGGFVPTGNPDQLESSRAGKYLRYELHGVESLSGMDFQTVHGGYNNAFVNADPNRLVPVDALRALTREGRVGEMADYVYSTTGNGTSFENSRAFGAAIAAALKQDKVQGVILTSTUGTGTRCGATITKELERVGIPTAQICTITSIAQAIGVMRVVPGVGIPHPLGNPALDPVSEQKLRREKVERALEALTTPLEEARIF